Genomic segment of Solenopsis invicta isolate M01_SB unplaced genomic scaffold, UNIL_Sinv_3.0 scaffold_572, whole genome shotgun sequence:
GCCGTAATTCTTAAAGTTAAACGGGTTTAATTTTCTGTCGCCGTTAAACGCTTTGTTATCAACAAAGCCAACTATTATTCGTTTCGGTAGCTGTCCAAGTATCACATTGTCTAACGATTCTCCCACGAGACCAGAGTGTATCGTGAACGTTTTAACTTCGACTCTCGTAAGGGGATACTTGGCAGTGGTTTTACTCAGCATTCTCGCATGCGCTAGTAATACTCCGGGAGTTATTTTTGCTCTTCTTACAAGTAGACTAGCGTCTAGAATGCGGATTTTGACGTGGAATTTGTTTCCATTAGACAAAACGAATCTTTGGAACGTACGAGTCTCATTCTAACTTCCACTccgttaattaagaatttatcctGATTAAAAACGTCGCAGTGAAGATGTCCTATGAGATCCAACGCGCGTCCTCCTTGAATGTAACGAGCGCGTCTTACGAGAGCCTGATTCGTTGGCGAATCTACCGGCTCGTCCATGAAACCGGGAGTATCCGTGTCCCACAGACAAGAGGTGAGATGGGAAGTTTTTGCGGGTGAAGCATAATTTAATAACGCCTCGATGTATGCGCGGTAAGCGTAAGCGTTGTTTGGAGGTGACACgagtttttgattgaaatacacGTCGATTTGATTGAACATGGAATGCAGCAGTTGATTTACAGGGCCTACTTTGGGCGCTGCGGCGGCGGTGCCGGTATTTGTTCCCGTTTCTACACGTATACGGAGACTTAGCATAGTGTGCGTGAGATCCAGGTAGTCTTCTCCATGACCGGGTATAACAAATTCTATTGGTGCGTCGTCTGCGAGCGATGTTACGGGCTTGTAATAAATCCATTGAGCACTCTCGATACTAGTCTGGGTAGGCGGTAAAGCGAAGAGATCGAGTTCACTCTTCAAACACTCGCTCGAATGGGTATGAAGGAAAGACATACTTATCACGACGCACTATGGCTAACGCAAATTCGTGCGTGGATTACGAGAATATGTCGGATACACTGCGCTTCTTGCTGTTGCGGCGTTTCGTGCGGAtgactttttagtttttcgagtTGTTCCGtgacttttcttttcttcgatTTTTTAGCGCCTTTTCTGCGTACactttttcgattttcttttgACTGAACGATTACGTTTACAAAGCGACGTTCTCTTAGCGATGCGAGGATCGTGGTAACCGTGAGGAAACTGAAGCATCGGAGTTGTTACGGATACTTTATATCCCGATCCTTTCATcaagtcttttattttttctgtggcTTTTCTTTTGAGGTTTTTCCCCGATTCCGCGAAGCGATTTTTGAATGCCTCATTCAACGGGGTATGGTTCTCGACATCCTCCATTACGTTGATGCCCGCGCGTAAAGCCTCCTTACCGACAGCTCGCGCACCCTCTTTAGATaaggtaaaatttttctaaataatccacCGAGAAAACTTCCGATACCATGTCCGCGTTGATAGGGCGAGCCGACAAAAACCCGTGGAATTCCCCCACCCTTCCGTTGGCACCTCCGCTTTGCGCCTCGTAATATTCCTCATAGTCCATGGTGAAATTGATTTTCTCTCTTTGTTTATCGCAGACTTACGTTTATTTCAACtgtatt
This window contains:
- the LOC120359995 gene encoding uncharacterized protein F54H12.2-like, whose amino-acid sequence is MSFLHTHSSECLKSELDLFALPPTQTSIESAQWIYYKPVTSLADDAPIEFVIPGHGEDYLDLTHTMLSLRIRVETGTNTGTAAAAPKVGPVNQLLHSMFNQIDVYFNQKLVSPPNNAYAYRAYIEALLNYASPAKTSHLTSCLWDTDTPGFMDEPVDSPTNQALVRRARYIQGGRALDLIGHLHCDVFNQDKFLINGVEVRMRLVRSKDSFCLMETNSTSKSAF